The following nucleotide sequence is from Bacteroidota bacterium.
AACCGTGCTGGGGATTTGCAACGGCTTTCAGATACTGGTTGAGGCGGGACTTTTGCCGGGCGTTTTACTGAGAAATTCATCTCTGCGATTCGCTTGCAAATTCGTGCATCTTCGCGTCGAAAACGCCGACACCCGCTTCACAAACCGGTGCCGGACGGGAGATGTTCTGCACATCCCAATTGCCCATGGCGAGGGCAACTACTTCACGGACACTGAAACTCTTCTGAGACTTGAAGGCAACAATCAAATAATTTTCCGATATTGTACACGGGATGGAGAAGTGACGGACGAGGCGAACCCGAACGGCTCCCTCTCAAACATCGCCGGCATCATCAATGAAAGCGGAAATGTGCTGGGCATGATGCCGCATCCCGAACGTGCCGCCGACCCGCTGCTGCGGCACACGGATGGACAAAGGTTGTTTCAGTCAATCATAGAACATTACCTGATAGGCGAACGCGAACCGGTGCTTGCTGAGTCAGGAAGGAGATAAGAGAATGGGCAATTTAGGCGCAACCGAAATTATTCTGATTGTATTGGTGATTCTGGTGTTCTTCGGAGCGAAGAAGATTCCTGAACTGGCCAAAGGCCTCGGACAAGGTATCCGCGAATTCAAGAAGGCCACAAAGGATGTTTCTGAAGGCGTTGACGAGGAAGTAAAGAAGATTGACGAGAGCGTAAAGAAGTAACGTGTTAGGTTGAGCCATGCTTGAGAATATCGGCGGCACTGAACTCCTCGTTGTTCTGCTTGTGATCTTTATCTTCTTCGGTCCGAAAAAGCTCCCCGAGATCGGTAAAGGATTAGGGAGGGGAATGGGTGAGTTTCGGAAAGCTATGCGCGGAATCCAATCGGATATCGAAAACGCTACGAAAATCGATGACCTGAACAAGAAGTAGTCCAAGCCTGTGATCGGTTCGTTCGGGTTGTACGTTTAGAGAAAGCCGCTGGGCAATTCGGCGGCTTTATGTTTATCCTCAAGAGTGTATCACCGAAGTGATCGTGAACGGGAAGTCCACATTCGATGTCACACGCAAGGCACTCGAAACGGGAACGACTACGGTCGAGCGTGTCACCGGAGAATTTCTGGAAGAGATCGGGAGGAGGAAACGCTTGAATGCGTTTCTTTCCGTCTTTCACGAGAAGGCTCTCGTACGCGCTCGCAACGTCGATAAGAAAATCGCCGAAGGCCGGGCGGGCACGCTTGCGGGGATGGTCGTTGCTGTGAAAGATATTCTCTGCATGAAAGGCGAAGTCGTCACGTGCGGCTCGAAGATGTTGCAGAACTTCGTCTCGCCGTACGACGCAACCGCACTCAAGCGTCTGCTTGATGCCGATGCCGTGATTGTCGGTAAAACGAACCTTGATGAGTTTGCAATGGGATCGTCGACCGAGAATTCGGCCTACGGTTCTGTTCTGAATCCTCTGGATGAATCCAAAGTACCCGGCGGCTCAAGTGGTGGCTCGTGTGTTGCCGTGGCAGCGGGCATGTCGCATACGGCGCTTGGCACCGATACCGGCGGTTCGATCCGCCAGCCCGCGTCGTTCTGCGGCGTTGTCGGCTTGAAACCGACGTACGGAAGAGTGTCGCGGTACGGAATGGTTGCCCTCGCGTCATCATTCGATCAGATTGGGCCGTTTGCACACACCGTTGCGGACGCGGCGAGCGTTCTGCAAGTGATTGCCGGCCATGATGAGTCGGATTCAACTTCAGCCGACGTGCCGGTTCCCGATTATCTTTCCTCTCTCACGAAAGATGTGAAGGGAATGAAAATCGGATTACCGCGAGAAGCGTTCGGTGAAGGATTGAATGAAGAGGTTCGTTCCTCAATCGAAAAAGCTATCGACTCGCTGAGAGGCGGCGGTGCTGAGATTGTTGAAGTTGGTTTGCCGCATTCGGAATACACCATCTCAACATACTATATTCTCATGACGGCGGAAGCATCGTCCAATCTTGCCCGCTACGACGGAGCCCGATACGGCTATCGCTCGCCTGGAGTCAAGGATTTGACAGAGATGTATGTGAATTCGAGAAGTGAAGGGCTGGGCGCTGAAGTGACGCGTCGCATCATGTTGGGGACGTATGTTCTCTCGGCGGGATACTATGATGCCTATTATCGCAAGGCACAGAAAGTGCGGCGTTTGATTCAGAATGATTTCCTGAATGCTTTCAAGATAGTGGACTGTATCCTGATGCCAACGGCTCCCACAACGGCGTTCAGTGTTGGAGAAAAAGTTGATGACCCGTTGGCGATGTATCTCTCGGATGTGTATACGGTCTCGGCCAATCTTGCGGGTATTCCCGCGATCAGCGTTCCGTGCGGTGTTGACAGTAGGGGCTTGCCTATCGGCGTACAACTTCTCGGCAAACAATTCGATGAAGGGACGATTTTGAGAGTGGGGGATTTTCTGCAAACCTGAATCTTGAATTCATTTTTCAACTTAAAGGACAATAAGAATGAGCGTACTCGTCAACAAAAAACAAAAGTCGTTGTGCAGGGGATTACCGGAGGCGAGGGTACATTTCACGCGTCGCAGATGCTGGCGTACGGAACGAACGTCGTTGCAGGCGTTACGCCCGGCAAAGGCGGCACGAAGTACAAAGGCAACGAGAAGGATCAATTCAACCGCGAAGTTCCCGTCTTTAACACCGTGGCCGATGCGGTGAATGCTACCGGAGCCGATTGCTCCGTGATTTTTGTCCCCGCGGCGTTCGCGGCTGATGCAATCATGGAAGCGACATCAGCAGGCATCAAGGTGGTTGTCTGCATTACCGAAGGCATCCCTGCAAAGGATATGGTGAAAGCGTATGAATTCGTGAAGAAGAACGGCACCGTTCTGATCGGCCCCAATTGTCCCGGCATCATCACGCCGGGTGAATGCAAGGTGGGCATTATGCCGGGCTTCATTCACAAGAAGGGACGTGTTGGCGTTATCTCGCGCAGCGGGACTCTGACCTATGAGGCCGTCGGGCAACTCACCGCGCTCGGCATCGGACAGTCAACGTGCATCGGTATCGGCGGCGATCCGGTGATCGGGACGC
It contains:
- the purQ gene encoding phosphoribosylformylglycinamidine synthase subunit PurQ; this translates as MKFGIVVFPGSNCDHDAYHVSKHVMQQNAEFLWHKEADLKGVDVVILPGGFSYGDYLRCGAIARFSPVMKEVVRFAERGGTVLGICNGFQILVEAGLLPGVLLRNSSLRFACKFVHLRVENADTRFTNRCRTGDVLHIPIAHGEGNYFTDTETLLRLEGNNQIIFRYCTRDGEVTDEANPNGSLSNIAGIINESGNVLGMMPHPERAADPLLRHTDGQRLFQSIIEHYLIGEREPVLAESGRR
- the tatA gene encoding twin-arginine translocase TatA/TatE family subunit, coding for MGNLGATEIILIVLVILVFFGAKKIPELAKGLGQGIREFKKATKDVSEGVDEEVKKIDESVKK
- a CDS encoding twin-arginine translocase TatA/TatE family subunit — encoded protein: MLENIGGTELLVVLLVIFIFFGPKKLPEIGKGLGRGMGEFRKAMRGIQSDIENATKIDDLNKK
- the gatA gene encoding Asp-tRNA(Asn)/Glu-tRNA(Gln) amidotransferase subunit GatA, with the translated sequence MNGKSTFDVTRKALETGTTTVERVTGEFLEEIGRRKRLNAFLSVFHEKALVRARNVDKKIAEGRAGTLAGMVVAVKDILCMKGEVVTCGSKMLQNFVSPYDATALKRLLDADAVIVGKTNLDEFAMGSSTENSAYGSVLNPLDESKVPGGSSGGSCVAVAAGMSHTALGTDTGGSIRQPASFCGVVGLKPTYGRVSRYGMVALASSFDQIGPFAHTVADAASVLQVIAGHDESDSTSADVPVPDYLSSLTKDVKGMKIGLPREAFGEGLNEEVRSSIEKAIDSLRGGGAEIVEVGLPHSEYTISTYYILMTAEASSNLARYDGARYGYRSPGVKDLTEMYVNSRSEGLGAEVTRRIMLGTYVLSAGYYDAYYRKAQKVRRLIQNDFLNAFKIVDCILMPTAPTTAFSVGEKVDDPLAMYLSDVYTVSANLAGIPAISVPCGVDSRGLPIGVQLLGKQFDEGTILRVGDFLQT
- the sucD gene encoding succinate--CoA ligase subunit alpha; protein product: MNSFFNLKDNKNERTRQQKTKVVVQGITGGEGTFHASQMLAYGTNVVAGVTPGKGGTKYKGNEKDQFNREVPVFNTVADAVNATGADCSVIFVPAAFAADAIMEATSAGIKVVVCITEGIPAKDMVKAYEFVKKNGTVLIGPNCPGIITPGECKVGIMPGFIHKKGRVGVISRSGTLTYEAVGQLTALGIGQSTCIGIGGDPVIGTRFIDAIKLFNEDSGTDAVIMIGEIGGTAEEEAAAYIKKHVNKPVVGFIAGRTAPPGRRMGHAGAIIAGGKGTAQEKMAAMKKAGIHVVDTPALLGETMLKALIKAGKIKAKSNGAAKSKKKTNPLKSKMKSVKKVVKRKKR